CAGTTAtcttgtgggggagggggttcaGGAATGGGAAATAAATCACTTCCTCCCATGGTTTGAGGTTATTTGTTCTATGGCATTATCCATCTTGGATATGGTTGTGTGCTCTAGACCTGAGAATTTGATAGGAACATAATGAGTGGAGAAGGAACATGCTAGAAAATGGTGAAGAGGAAAGGTGTTCTTCCTCCTTCCTGAAACACTTCTTTGTATGCTAGGTTTAACTCCATAGTAGGAATTTGTTCCACCAGATACTTAGTATATGTGATAAAGAATGCACAAACATTTCGTACATCCTGAAAGTTCATGTGTCTTTGTCAAACCATTCCggagatttaattaaaaatgaaataaaataaagttgtaAACTTTTACATCTTGCGTGTACTTAAAGAGCACCACTCGAGTCTGTGGAAGCCGCTACCTTATTTTAAGATGACCACATGACCTTGCTATTGCCCTTGgtattaaaaaaattgaaatctaaATATATAACGCCAATCAATACAGTGTATGTGAGTCTCCATATTTTGCACATAAAGTTTTGAGCTGCAGTGTTTTATTCCTAGAGGAGCAGCATGATGTTGGTTTTTAGAGTACACTGTAATCCTGACTTCTTTCAGGAGCCACATTAAATCTGTTGTGAAATGGTAATCAATAGCTGAGCTAGGATTTGGAATTGTTTCCTTGTAAACTAAGAATACCATTCAGGGAATTAGTCAGTCTTTATTTCTGAAGGAGGTAGTTAACAGCAACAGAAGTCTTCTGATGAACAGGTCTCATTTGGCTGAAGCTTTCATATAAAAAGTTTAGAAttgcagagcgggaagggaccctatagatcatcaagtccagccactgtcaaggaggcacactgggggattgaactcccagcctctggctctacagacaGTTacctaaaccaggggtccccaacccctggtccatagCCCgatgccggtccatgggcttcccaggactgggccgtggagacagatctccactTCCCCCTGCGCATGCATGGCGGATGTGTCATGCTCGTGAGGGGgaagagctatccagcagttcatactgTAGCTCATCTGGAAAATTAGCTCTTGCCAATGTTATGATACTTCAAGATTTGGTAGTGTATATAAATGTGGTTTGGAATTGCTGTTCTCATGCCAGCAGGAGCGAAATATTGCAACAgagttaaaatatttgtattccaTGATTATAGCCAAGTTCAATGTGGATCACATTGGTATTGGTCTTTTACTCCTGCCCCCCTGGTTTCCTTTTGCTAATTGTATAATATTGCTTGACAAAAATGCAGAAGAACCCTGAAGTATCATTTGCATCCTAAAGCTTTTCTTTAGCCATTTTCATACGTAGTTTATTTTTAACTTTCCTTGTTTTCACAGACAATGATTGGCAGTTTAGAAGGATCTGGCGATATCGTCTCTGTGTCCTGCACCGAgaatgagatttttcttttaaagggggACAGAGATATCATTAGAATCTCAAGCAGACCTGAAGGACTGGTGTCAATAGGTTGGCATACATAGTATACTAAGTTTTGTAATATATATGACAAATGTGTGGTTGACTGCCCTTGCATCATTCAGATAGATTCAGTTTGATCCCTTCACCTACACAAGGATCCATTCACCATTTAGCAAACAAATCCCATTGTCGACTGCTTTCTGCCTGCACTGAATTTGGTTAGACTGGCAAGGGAATGTAGGACGCTTGAAACTCTTGTCAGCATGCAGGTTGTAATTCTCAGTGAATCTTAAGATGAAGGTGATGGCTTGTTTCTACAGAAATATGGGTGAAGCAAGGCATTCTTTCCCACCACTTCACCTTGTTGCAATCCCTTGCATCTTCCAAAAATGCCACTACTGAAAACTGATAGTTTGATGTATAGCACGGTATCATGTTAAGGGCTACAAATTAGCTGAAATCAGAAATCTTCACCAGCACAATGCCTTATAAGGAGTTTTTCAAGGCCAAGAAATGAAGCTAACAGTGAACAGATTTGAGATTGTTATTAAGTCATTTCCATATGTAATTCTGCCTATAGAATCCActgctttgtgtgttttttattcATCATCCTCATGAATACAAtacttgtgtgctgtcaagtcaatcctgacttatggcaaccctttttcagggttttccaggtagagaatactctgaataccattcccttcttctgggggcatcttgggactgtgcaagtTATctaaggccatacaggctggcatttctgagatgcacagtggggagtcaaactctcagcctctgggtctgcaaccagagacctaattcATTGAGCTAGCATGGGGTTAAATGTGAAGAGGAATTTATCATACTGTCTGGTAATATGCTATCTGTTGGGAGTCCATTGCCAGGTGTTTGTTAAGATGTTTTTGAGAAACTTAATcaattaatccccccccccattaattgTCCCTCCAGTATCTTGTATGAAAAGGAATCCTGCCTCCAGACATGGAGGCTTTGTTATCACCACTAATCCTAATAGCTCCGAGCTCTTCCtggcttgtttatttttttaaaaaaactgtctatGAGCCAAGCTGTATGGTTCCAATAGCCCATCATTAGAAAGAAATGTTAAGTGCTGGAAATTGCTGATGGTTgtagcaggagcttttcacattTTACACagattgcaaattagcttgctttgtttcatgattggtCTCCAAATTTGATTGCTGAGTCATGAAGGTCTACCTGAGTCACATATCAGGAGTACAGTACTAGCATTTCTTGAATATCCTAATCAACCATTTCATTGAGTAATTCAGAGTTCTAATTGTTACAAGAAAGGAATATAGTTCTGTCTCCTCATTCTACCTTATTCCTAATTTTATAGACCACCACCATAAttattgtttccctgcttctaCATAGAGCACTGTTAATTGCCACCTAATGTTTATCTTTTCACATGTTACATTTCAGATATAAATTCAAGATTGGTGAGTCCATCGTCTGATTTGAGCCCGAAGTTACAGAGCCCCCACTCAGTCATTGCGTCTGTGTCATTTGATCCTTCTTTGGAAGCAAACCAAAAATTAAGCAGTTCCCCTTCGCCCCAAACTCCTGCTGATAAAAATGGCTCCCTTGGGAGAGCTGACCTGGAAGTGGAACTGCTAACTGAGAAAATTCGCTCCCAGAGCTTTGATGGGCTTGGGGACCTGAACACTGACCCAAGGAGAAGAAGAGGGTATTCAGTCACAAGTGAATCAAGAAGCAGGAGCAGTTCTGTGAATTCTGTGGATAGCAGCTCCAGTTTTTTGACCTGTGGAGATCAAACTTCCGAAGTGCAGAGGGACGGTCAGCTTTCTTCGCAGCGGTTCAGCCTGATCAGCTCTGAAGATTTCAACCAAGAATTGATTGTCAAAccagtgaaagtgaagaagaaaaagaagagacgACCAGGTAAATAAATAGGAAAGCCTACTCTGGGATTATCATTTTGTGCCAAACTACTTAAAAATACATCAGGGCCAATGCAATATAATAGAAAGAATAGAATATTAATGAAATCAAGTTTTGTCTCTTGATAGTTTTTTGTCTCAGATTAGTTTAACTGTACCTATATCGTGAAATAAAACCAAAGGATTTCAGATTtgatttctattttgctttcttttcctatttCATCTTTCAAGTTTGAAAGTCCATATTGGGTTAACACCTTAACAGACCTTTTCTTCAGGCATTACAAAAAATAGATGAGGGAAAGGAAAACTTGATGCAACAGTCATGTAGTCTGTGTTCTATTTCAAGATGTAATGTTGATCTGTACTTAAGTTATGTTTAGTGGTTTTTACCTTAGTTTCATAGGTATCATTTTATGCATGCAAGTCATTCTGCAGATAGTATGTTTTCTTGGATTAATTGCGGCAACAAATATGTATTTTCTTCTGTTGAACCTAAAATGGTATCCCTTAAATTAACACACTTTTCATTCTTTTTGTCCAACCTCTCCCACCATTGCCTTTCTAATCCGTATGTGATCTTAGAAAATGGGGCAAGGAGAAATCCTAGCTCTTTGGACAGCACACCATGCTCTGAGCCTCAAAGCTTCACTGCTGGCCCATTGTTTCTAAATGCCGACTCATTCTCTATCAATTCTAGCCTGATGGGCAGCATTGCAGACCGCTTAAGCATGAGTTCTGCGGACCGGGAAAGCATATTCAGTGTAGAATCCCAGAACATGTTGCAGGAGGAAAATGGCTCTGAAACATTCAGCGTGCTTCCATCTCCCGAGTCAGGTGCTGCTCTTACGCCAGAGAACAACGGTACACCTGACCTGATGAAAATTTCTAAGGATGTGGGTGAAGTACGTGCATCACCTGCTCTGTATTGCTTGACATCGAATTCTCCCTTCCTTCTCACAGAAGACAAAGCAGGCAGTGATGAACCTGAACATAATCAAAAACCCCACTCTGAAAGAACTGAGCCTGACTCAAAGCTGTCATTACAAAATGAAGAGCATGTTCCTTTCCCATGTAAAACGGAGGGCACTTCAGATACATTGGATCTTCTGGGCAGCTTAGATTATCTCAAAGGGACAGGTTCAGAGAACACTATGCCTGTGAATGTACAGATGGCCTCCAGTACAGTGGATGGGTCACTTGGTTGGGTTGCAAGTGTTGAAACagagcagaagcagaaggagCTTCTAGTGGACCCAGTTCTCCCAAATTTCCCTGATCTACCGCCTCCTGCTCTTCTTGAAGAAAAGCCGTACCCTCAAGGAAGTTTATTATCTGGTCAGGACTTTGGGGAGGCATTCAGTGTCAACTCCAACCCTAACACCCCCAGGGAGTGGATAAGCGACACCCATGAAACCAGAGCTGAGAAATCGGCGTCAAGTGATGAGGAGGATATCTATGGACACAGCTTACCTTATTCTTCTTCTGAGACGAGTGTGGCAGAAATGGGGGTCTGCCATCCTTCGCAGGATAAAGCCAAAGCCAGCGTAGACGAGGGAGCCCTTTTAAAGTCTGATCAGGTATGTTCTCAAAAGTCCACTTACCACACGCACCAGGGGGCCCTAGTTCACATTTAAAGCACATTTCATAGGAGCCCCCTTTTCCCAAGGCTCCCattaccccccccacacacacacacttcagcatCCACAGAGTTTTCAAGGAGAGCAGCCCTTAGGAATGGCTTTTGGAGGAACGTGAAAGGGGATGCTGAAGGAAAAGAGAGTGAGGCAAGTTAAAACTTCTCCATGTGTGAACAGAATTGGACTTCCGCATCTCATGGTCCAAGCCGTGAATGCGTTGTACTTCCTTTTTTTGAGGAAGCACGTTGgttagggcagacctgggcaaagtgcggccggAGGGCCACAcacggcccgcgagccactcctgtccagcctgcggacagttttgaacatcaaaaccatttatagctttttgtctaaagttgatcagttgcttatctttaacatgctGCAAAAAAACTTTAgtgtttgtgaagattaacaagtttaaaataaaaacagtcataACATCActgattcatttaatttttaagtaaagttggttcagcccctgtacacagttcagatttttcatgtgcccccccccatagaaattaattgcccacccctggattAGGGTGTTGGAGCCAGTTTTCCTTAACTGGGCCACTGTTTTGTCCACCACAAGCATGCCAGTTGAGttggttcattaaaaaaaaaaactacaatctACCAGAAGCCCCAAGATAATGAAGTTGGATGATATATATGTTCAGTTAAATTTTTATTTCACAGATCCATTTCACATGACTGAAGCTGTACCTGAAACCATTAATGAATTCTCACTGGCCTGGGAAATTTGATATTAAATTGGGATTTTGATGTCATTAGATTGCATGTGAGAATTTATAGTATTTCCCTGGCCTAGTAGTTCTCCAGAAATTGGAGAATTTATGAGTATGGAACTAAGTTACCAAAGTATGTAATAAATAGGGAAATTAATATTGTATACAAATTTGGAAAACCCATTGCTAGGGGCTGCATATTTAAAAGTAGCTGAAGTTGGTTGTTTTACAGCAGTCAGATAGGCATTTTGCTTGAGCAGAAATCAAGGATGGTTTAAACAAATATAGTAACTatgttttccttctgtgatttcaGATGTTTTCATTTGTCTTGTGCCAATAAAGATACCTCACCTTACTCTAACTCCCCAGTCTTTAGTTTGCAGAAAGCTGGATGGGCTACACAGGTCCTGGTTATGGAATACTCAGCCTGGTTGTCTCCGATAAATACATCTGGTGCCTGGATTACAAAGGTGGTCTGTACTGTAGTGTTTTGCCTAGTGCAGGTTTGCGCTGGCAGAGATTTGAAGATAATGTCCAGCAGGTGGCAGTCTCTCCTTCAGGTTGGTTAGGCTTTTATTTCCAAACTTTGTCTCTTTGATTAGCGATTTAATTGATTTAACCAACAAAACTGTTTGGTTAAATCAACAAAACTGTTTGGTTAAATCCTGTTGTTCTTGTATATGGGGGCGAATCCTTAAAGCAGGTAAGATCAGCTATGATTTGTtgacataccgtgtttccctgaaaattaatttttctaCATGGCAAATTTTTAGGGCtcattttcatgggatgttttacttttttcaggtacaacaatccacatttattcaaatacagtcatgtcatcttcttctgattgctgcacagtggtggagggcggggtttcacttaagtggggcttattttgggggtagggcttatattacgagcatcctgaaaaatcatactagggcttattttcaggttagggcttattttcggggaaacggggtagAATACAGGGCCTGTACAGTGTATTGCCTTAGTACAACAAAAACAGTAACGCAATAGActgaaaataacaaggtgattatctttgggggggggactggggGAGGGAGTTCTCCTAGATTGGACTGCTAGTGTCAAAAAGGCTCCCCAGAATACAAAGACTGATAATTAAGACATCTCTTGCTCCCAAGTGTAAATTTAATATCATGGGACAAAAGGAAAAATGATTGGGAGGGGAGCAGAAAAAGTGTTTTGGTTCCTccttgcactttttaaaaaattttcaccAGTGTTGTATGAATAGGAGTACTTGACAGCAAGGCAGTAATACCTGCCAGTTCTTCCCCCATGTAAGGAATCCTTTGAGGGCATGAAATCTGTTTTTTTAGTTGACTTCGTTGGGAAATAAAGTTTTTATTCGTGGACATAGCATTCAAAAAGAACTTTAACTTAAGGTCATTTCCccttttgtgttgttttgaagCTCTCGCCTCCTGATTCCCACACCTGGATTGTGCCTACTCTTCTGAACAGCTTGGTCTTGTATTCATTCCTTCCTCCATAAAAAATAGATTTCCAAGAAGCCTTTGAAATTTTTACCAACTGCAACTACTGAAAAATGGAGGAAGTAAAAAGATAGACAGGTGTTACCTTTTTCTAAATGTGAGTCAATTTATTCATTTGACATTATACCTCCTCAGGGACTCTTCTCTGGAAGGTTGAACAAAAAACCTATAAAGCTTTTGCCTGTGGAAAAGTAACAATAAAAGGAAAACGTCACTGGTATGAAGCTTTACCCCAAACAGCGTTTGTATCTTTGAGCGATGACACTGCCTGGATTATCCGAACTAACGGTGATCTGTATCTGCAGACAGGTACCTAAGTTAGTTGCTCTTCTTCCTCTGGAGGGGTGTCTTTCTTATTCTGAACTGGAGAGTAGTATGGTTCCTTCCCAGTGAAAAATGCTAAGTAGATAGGTTTTCCTGAAAGAAATCTTCCTGCCCTCACCTACCTTCAACATTTTTTCCTTGGTGTATTATAGAGTACTGTAATAGCTGACATGAAAGTGAATTACTGCTTTCTCTTGTCAGGCATCCTCTTATGTACTATTTCTTAGGATGATTACACACTTCTCTGGATGCTCAatctcactctctttttttgcacttaTACACACCTGCATTTTGGTTCAGCCAGCAAACTCACTCAAGTTCTTATATTATCTACTCAGTGAGTGTATCTGATATTAGAGCTAGTGTTATAAATGTAACACCGGGAAGAGATATAGCAAAGACTgcagagatttttaaaacaacaacacataaaatGATACGATTAACTGCTGGTCTGTACTTTACTTAAAGGCCTGAGTGTGGATCGTCCTTGTGCCAGAGCAGTAAAGGTGGACTGTCCATCTCCACTGTCGCAGGTTACAGCCAGAAATAATGTGGTCTGGGCATTAACTGAGCAGCGTGGACTTCTGTACCGTGAAGGTGTGAGCAGCTTTTGTCCTGAAGGGGAGCAGTGGAAGTGTGATATCATCAGGTAAGCAATATTTAATCAGCAGGTATGTTCTCTAACAGTTGGTTTTGATTTTGCAActgctgggttttttggggggggttgttttttttgtttgtttgtttgtttggtgttcTTAATTTGAACTTGCACATGTTCACAGAAGGTGCATCATGTGAGAAAGCTGGTTTCCTAATGAGAGCAGTAGGTtccattgaccttttgcagtctGTTTTGAAACTGTAATGGAAGAAGACGTATCTATGCTTTAATGCAATAGTACTGAGTATGATGCAAGTTGGCATCTAATATTACTCAGGCTTGGATTGAATTCACTCCAGCTGTGCATTTTATGTGGCTACATTGCAGTGGAGAGTTATTCAATGCTGCTTTAGTTTAGAACATAATATTTAAGGCTGTATGTATTCTCTGCACaagaatttaatttaaaagcCAGTTTCCAGGAAGATAAAAAATTCTGCCCACAAAACATCTAAGCTCTATTTCCTCTACAAATTATACAAAATAAGCAAATTTGCCTGCATTCTTTTCAGTCACAAGTCCTGAGGGATTGTGTGGTTCACTGAACTCAGCTTGCTGGTGGGCAAAGTAATTTTTGCATAATTATAaatccccagagagtgctttagtataatgtggcagtatataaattgaaacagTAACAACTGATGGCTGTCAATGGAAATATTGCAGATTTTGCATATGACTTATTTAAAATCCAGTGGTGCTGAATCAGTTGGGGCACACAGCCACAAACACTAAGAAGTACTGCTATAGCCCTATTCTACTCCACAGCCCAATATGAACTACTCCAGTTCATATCATACAGAATAGGTAAACACAGCAATCAAGGAAAGTTGTATTTGTGCCCCGAGCCAACCTCTATTGATAAAATCAACTAGTTAACAGGCATTGCACCCAGTGAAATATAGAGAGAGGGTGTGGTTAATAATGAAAGATGGaaagcatctacatcaaatgtgCATCCACTCTTTGGACAATGTCTGACCCCTCCTGCCAGATTGCAgtcaaggaaaaatatttttcagaatatCTGTGAATGTCAGGAGtataatgtgaaaagaaagaacTACCCGTCTCTTAACATGAGAGGAACCCTAGGAAAGTCTAACCTTTGGTCACATGGAGTACTGGAGTATTTGGAAGTCACTTAGCCTAATAGAATGAAATGTACAgcatacccatttcttttagattcgtggttcctagccttgggtaaggcaggtgttcttggactggagttcccagaagtcttcaccaccagctgtgctggccagggtttctgggagttgcagtccaagaacatttcatTACCTAAAGTTGGGAACTGTTGGTTCAGATCGATTGATAGTTTTTCACAATTCACACAGTCAGAGATTTTAGTGTAATCTACCAAGCACGAACTGTCCTTTGTTTGCAATTCGGTATGTCCTTTTTTGGTgatcttgttcttttttgttgttctcttcaaTTTCTTTGCTGTGATTGTTATAATAATACTTTTTGATCCTATATGCAAGTTATGAAATGTTTCATGTagcaatttgacccaacttctgTCcgcttctccttctgcttcacATCTGTAAGCTATTTTAAGAGTTTCATCTGTTTTCCTTTGAGGCGGGATATAATTGTTTACAATTTGCAGTTCTTTTGGTTCACAGTGAATTGAGACTAGTAATGCAACTATGTTCATATATGATCATTAAATTCTTCAGGAatgttatttatgttatatttttgttttagtgTGCATCTTTAGTTTTACTCTTATTTACTCTTATTTTTACTCACTTTTTTGATATTAATGGTTCAAGGTCTGTAGCCAATCTAATCCTAGTTTTGCTTTtgcagagagaaaagagcttcccccTCTACTGTTTCTAATTACAGTAATACCTCTGTTTGCGAAATGGGTCCATTGTACACGACGTTACATAGTACGGAAATTTTGCAAACTGAAATGCCAATTGTGCTGAGAAAGGGGTGGCACTATAGGCACAGTGCACCCTGGGAAAGCCCTTTTGTAGTACAAAAAAACAGCATATACTGGGGCTTTATTTCCTATGGATTTCGgttcataaaccgaaaattatgtaaactgagACGTTCACAAACCGAGGTACTTCTGTAtataatctacagtggtgccccacataacgagcgatttgtttaacgatgaatccgcatagtgatgtgttttttgcaatcccattcccttcttctgggagcactcaGACTGTGGAGCTTGgctaaggctacacaggttggctgttccCTCTCAAGAGGGACAGTGAGTAATCAAAGTCCTCACCTTTGGCTCCATAACCAGGTAcacaactcactaagctatccagccagcttctacTTTAGTTTGCTCACCCTAAATAGTGCAATATGTGGTATACTGTTTCTTGTGTTTCAAGTTTGAGCTTATTTATAACTTATTATTTTACATTGTAAGTTCCAGTTGTATGCCTGATGTAATACTGGACTTCCTGTTCGTCTCTCTGCACATTGTCAGTTCAGTGACCTTCAACTTTAATCCATTGACTTCGTTGGCAGCAGCATTGTTTGTACTTATATTTCTTCTTCCCAGTACCTCATTGAGTCTTTTCTGTTGAGGAAGTCTCATCATTCAACATTATTTGTGGTGTATAAtattcagaagttgtttatttttgccatcttctgTGCAAATGCTAATATATGTTAAGAGTGTCACTGCTGCAGTCCATggttccccaacccctggtctgtggcccggtgccagcccgtggccatggcaggaccaggccgcgtAGATAGGTCTCCTACCCACCTCCACATGCACTGCCCCCACCCGCATGCACAGCCCACCACCTGCACGCATGGGTGCCCCCCACCCGCGAGCGCGCCCCTCCCCTCCATGCATGCGAGCGCCCCTACCTCTTCACGTGAGTGCACTCCACGCATGCGTGCAAGCACAGCCCTTCCCTCCGTGAGTGTGCTCCACCCCTTCGCGCATGTGCGTGAGCGCACCCCTCCCCTCTGAGTGCGCTGTATCTACCTGCACGTGCGTGCGAGCGTGCTCCGCCCCTCTGCAAGTTCACCCCACCTACCCATGAACACAGGGGGGTGCCCCCACCTAACCCACACACAGACCTCACCCCCCCAGCTGGTCCACAActcagaaaagtttggggacAATTGCTGTAGTCTATGAGAGATCATCCACCAGTTTCATCTTCCATTAATGCCAGTGAaatgtccagtagttgtccttctAGAATTTCTCAAACCTCATCACCATTGGAATGATCAGTTCTTTTCTGCTGATCTGACCATTAACTCATGAAGAAGTTAAACTAGTCTCCCTGCTTTGATCATTGCATCTTGGGTTACACTGCCTGGTGTCTAGCCTTATAACAGAATCTAGCCTCCTGAAAATACTGTTTTCTGTTTCCCTTGCACACTCAAGCCCCATCACTAGATGGAGGGTGTGCATCCAAGAGAAAGATTTAGTGGAATCTAGTTGCAAATGCTGAATTATGTCCTTTTTTCTAAAACAGTAAAGTTGGCTTCAGCAGTGCAACTTACAGAGCTGTATATAAGCAGATGAGGCACAGCACAggccttttgtttttttgtttcttgtttttttttggtgggctgtatataagcagatGAGGCACAGCACAggccttttgtttttttgtttcttgtttttttttggtgggggcaAGGAAGCACGATGTGCAAATGTGTTATGAATTCTGTTGTTTGTTTCCAGTGAAATGCAAGCTCTAGAGCCAGTGTGTGTTACTTTAGGAGACCAGCAGACATTGTGGGTTTTAGACATCCATGGGAACCTCTGGTTCAGAACAGGCATTGCTTCAAAGAAACCACAAGGAGATGACAGCCACTGGTGGCAAGTAAGCTTTCTTTATTCTACTTTCACAGAATGCCCTAGCTTGGCAGTAAACTACATGTTCTGTATAAGTATGTTTGTCGATTCAGTCCTCCCATGGGATCTCAGGAGTCATGCCTGGAGTCAAGACTTCTGTGTGAGAACTTGGAAAGTAGCTGTTCTTCAAATGGTGCCTAGGTGAAGTGATAATATAACCAGAGCCAGCCCTATCAATAGCTAGACTGTGGCAAGTTAGCTGAGGTGCTAAAGACTGTGAAATGGCCATAGGTTGTCAGAGGGCAAAAATGTGTGATAAAAGGCATGTGTTGCCCCATTGGCACCACTTTTCTATTTACCATGCTATCGCTGGTCACATTGGCTGTTGCGTGTGGAATAAGAGCGGGGGGCAtgttgttctttgcctcaggcaggaaaTTTGGGGTGGGCTTTTACAAAGTATTGGACAGATTCTTGCGCTTATTATTCTTGTTGTACTACTGACACTTTCTTCCCCACCTTCAGTAAGGATCCTAGCAAGAAACTGCTACAAATATGACTATATATATGACTAATCATCAAGGGGGCCTTCATCTGCAGATGATTTTAGTTCCTAAGTATCAAGGGCGGGTTAGTCTGATACTCTACCAAAGGTGAACAATACATTTTAGTACCTTTTTCACCTAGAGAGATGACTGGGGGAGCAATGCTGTAGGCTGGATAGCGTGCTAAAAGCCAACAAAAAGAAGATGTTTATTTGCCAGGATAAGCATTTCCTTGGTGTGtagttttaaaatcttttttcacTTTGGCTGCTTCTTTGGGATGAGTTGAGTCAATTTCCATGAACGGAGTTTTCATATCCGATAGGACTTTCCACCCTTTTACTTGTTTTGCATATTCCTTCCCCTAAGAAGTAGCTTGTGGTTCCAATCCAAGGAATTACAGGGCATTCTTTTCATTTTGAGAGGAGCATTCATCTACCATTTGCTAGGAGCCATTAATTTTACTATTAACATACCAGTTGGCTCATTGTGGTGCTCTAACATGTGTGCCTTTC
The Pogona vitticeps strain Pit_001003342236 chromosome 1, PviZW2.1, whole genome shotgun sequence genome window above contains:
- the TECPR2 gene encoding tectonin beta-propeller repeat-containing protein 2 encodes the protein MASVTPSFTFKEFCPLYYLLNAIPTKIQKGFRSIVVYLTALDTNGDYIAVGSSIGMLYLYCRRLNQIQKYNFEGKNESITVVKLLSCFDDLVAVGTASGKIAIFQLVSSLPGRNKQLRRFNVSGFHKSSITALVWSPNGMKLFSGDDRGKIVYSALDFDQGRCNSTLVLEEPSSIVQLDYSQKVLLISTLQRSLLFYTEEKSVKQVGTQPRKNTGKFGACFIPGLCKRSDITLFATRPGIRLWKSDVHGTVEATFILKDVFAAGMKPFELYPRVETFNRSSCNFPERQLGLISCFFQEGWVLSWNEYSIYLLDTVNQTMIGSLEGSGDIVSVSCTENEIFLLKGDRDIIRISSRPEGLVSIDINSRLVSPSSDLSPKLQSPHSVIASVSFDPSLEANQKLSSSPSPQTPADKNGSLGRADLEVELLTEKIRSQSFDGLGDLNTDPRRRRGYSVTSESRSRSSSVNSVDSSSSFLTCGDQTSEVQRDGQLSSQRFSLISSEDFNQELIVKPVKVKKKKKRRPENGARRNPSSLDSTPCSEPQSFTAGPLFLNADSFSINSSLMGSIADRLSMSSADRESIFSVESQNMLQEENGSETFSVLPSPESGAALTPENNGTPDLMKISKDVGEVRASPALYCLTSNSPFLLTEDKAGSDEPEHNQKPHSERTEPDSKLSLQNEEHVPFPCKTEGTSDTLDLLGSLDYLKGTGSENTMPVNVQMASSTVDGSLGWVASVETEQKQKELLVDPVLPNFPDLPPPALLEEKPYPQGSLLSGQDFGEAFSVNSNPNTPREWISDTHETRAEKSASSDEEDIYGHSLPYSSSETSVAEMGVCHPSQDKAKASVDEGALLKSDQFAESWMGYTGPGYGILSLVVSDKYIWCLDYKGGLYCSVLPSAGLRWQRFEDNVQQVAVSPSGTLLWKVEQKTYKAFACGKVTIKGKRHWYEALPQTAFVSLSDDTAWIIRTNGDLYLQTGLSVDRPCARAVKVDCPSPLSQVTARNNVVWALTEQRGLLYREGVSSFCPEGEQWKCDIISEMQALEPVCVTLGDQQTLWVLDIHGNLWFRTGIASKKPQGDDSHWWQVSITDYVVFDQNSLFQTIMQATQTVATAAQVPVEKLRTAFWSQPLQCQPSLLAVNSNGVWISSGKNEFHVAKGSLIGTYWNNVVPRGTASATKWSFVLASAAPTKEGSFLWLCQSNKDLFCVSDQNPQFHPSTVQLPPDGEIVYYSACQDAIWSLDSLGQVFIRTLSPTCPAGMHWTKLDLSQLGGVKLRSLACGNQHIWACDSSGGIYFRVGTQPLNPSLMLPAWIMIEPPVQPVGVNLISVYSSPNDQSLWAIDSKWNIHVRAGITEEMPVGTDWEQVPGLQACELAISTRTVWARCPNGDIARRYGITDKNPAGDYWKKIPGNVSCLTVTPVDELWAIGPPGYLLQRLTKTFHHSHTLTKHTDASMAFHCDDFEDEWEVI